From Chryseobacterium sp. H1D6B, a single genomic window includes:
- a CDS encoding TIGR02117 family protein, which translates to MKKVLIIVLKTAGIIIGLVVLYILAGLLIPYIGIAAKDDGQKKEIPIYIYTNGVHTDIVMPVRNDIQDWSKKIPFFNTSSKKTDYSYVGIGWGDKGFYLDTPTWADLKFSTAFKAAFWLSESAMHCTYYRTMKEGDDCKMIMISREQYKKLVQFVDNKFDKDKNGNFILIPTKAVYSDNDAFYDANGSYNFLYTCNTWANDALKAAGQKAAWWTPTDSGIFLHYKK; encoded by the coding sequence TTGAAAAAAGTATTGATAATTGTTTTAAAAACAGCAGGTATTATAATAGGTCTTGTTGTCTTATACATTCTGGCAGGGCTTCTGATCCCATATATTGGTATTGCGGCTAAGGATGACGGGCAGAAAAAAGAAATTCCTATTTATATTTACACGAATGGCGTGCATACAGATATCGTAATGCCCGTGAGAAATGATATTCAGGATTGGAGTAAAAAAATTCCATTTTTTAACACATCTTCTAAAAAAACAGACTATTCTTATGTAGGCATAGGATGGGGAGATAAAGGATTTTATCTGGATACACCTACCTGGGCAGATTTAAAATTTTCAACAGCATTTAAAGCGGCTTTCTGGCTGAGTGAATCAGCAATGCACTGCACCTATTACCGGACTATGAAAGAAGGTGACGACTGTAAAATGATCATGATAAGCAGAGAACAGTATAAAAAATTGGTTCAGTTTGTAGATAATAAGTTTGATAAAGACAAGAACGGAAATTTTATTTTGATCCCTACAAAAGCTGTTTACAGTGACAATGATGCTTTTTATGATGCCAACGGAAGCTATAACTTTTTATACACCTGCAACACCTGGGCGAATGATGCCTTAAAAGCAGCCGGGCAAAAAGCGGCATGGTGGACTCCTACAGATTCTGGAATATTTTTACACTATAAAAAATAA
- a CDS encoding peptidylprolyl isomerase: MINKLKITFLLGIFMMLFSAHANAQLKQGQLVDGIAAVIGDEIVLESDVTEQMNYAKQQGASNTDKCEFLENLINNKLLVYEAKKDTLIENRSAAIKEQANSKYSQLLSQFPDEKTMLAAYKFRNGYEMKNAIEKIDIDTYYGQAKYQRVTEKADVTPNEVTDFYNLYKAQLPEIKDEVSLAQIVMYPKLTEAHKQELINKLKKIKADIAGGESFESQARIYSEDPGSAPNGGLMKNIYKGQMVKPFEAAALNLQEGEISDPIESEFGYHIIQLVKKSGKIYDARHILLMATPTDDEIKTAKKKLDSIRTLIIDGKITFKDASFKFSDDKRTKFNGGVIPGADGSNKIERESVPGSISYELAGLNKNDITTAFDDDENKRKVVKIVKIEEVIPAHQITLETDYDRIKQMALNKKKGEMVEKFVNSKLPGTFISIDGRYDSCQFKGNWKKESLKK, from the coding sequence ATGATAAATAAACTAAAAATCACTTTTCTTTTAGGGATTTTCATGATGTTGTTCTCTGCGCATGCTAATGCTCAGCTGAAGCAGGGTCAATTGGTAGACGGTATTGCTGCTGTAATCGGTGACGAAATTGTGCTGGAGTCTGATGTGACCGAACAGATGAATTATGCAAAACAGCAGGGAGCCTCTAATACAGATAAGTGTGAGTTTTTGGAGAATCTGATTAATAACAAGCTTTTGGTATATGAAGCTAAAAAAGATACTTTGATTGAAAACCGTTCTGCAGCCATCAAAGAGCAGGCGAATTCTAAATACAGCCAATTGCTTTCTCAGTTTCCTGATGAAAAGACAATGCTAGCCGCTTATAAGTTCAGAAATGGGTATGAAATGAAAAATGCTATTGAAAAAATAGATATTGATACTTATTACGGACAGGCAAAATACCAGAGAGTTACTGAAAAAGCTGACGTTACTCCTAATGAAGTAACAGACTTCTATAATTTGTACAAAGCACAGCTTCCTGAAATAAAGGATGAAGTTTCTTTGGCACAGATCGTTATGTATCCTAAATTAACTGAAGCTCACAAACAAGAATTAATCAATAAGCTTAAGAAAATAAAGGCAGACATTGCAGGTGGTGAATCTTTTGAAAGCCAGGCAAGAATCTATTCTGAAGATCCAGGTTCTGCACCTAACGGAGGTTTAATGAAGAATATCTATAAAGGACAGATGGTGAAGCCGTTTGAGGCTGCCGCTTTAAATCTTCAGGAAGGAGAAATTTCTGATCCTATAGAATCTGAATTTGGATATCACATTATTCAGCTGGTTAAAAAATCAGGAAAGATATATGACGCAAGACATATTCTTTTAATGGCAACTCCTACTGATGATGAGATCAAAACAGCTAAAAAGAAGCTGGACAGTATCAGAACATTAATTATTGACGGAAAGATTACTTTTAAAGATGCTTCTTTTAAATTCTCAGATGATAAAAGAACTAAATTTAACGGAGGTGTAATTCCAGGAGCTGACGGTTCAAATAAAATTGAAAGAGAAAGCGTTCCGGGAAGTATCAGCTATGAATTAGCCGGATTGAATAAAAACGATATTACTACAGCTTTTGATGATGATGAAAACAAAAGGAAAGTGGTGAAAATTGTAAAAATTGAAGAAGTAATTCCTGCACACCAGATTACCCTTGAAACAGATTACGATAGAATAAAGCAGATGGCTCTCAATAAAAAGAAAGGAGAAATGGTTGAAAAGTTTGTAAACTCTAAACTGCCGGGCACCTTTATTTCAATAGACGGACGATATGATTCCTGCCAGTTCAAAGGAAATTGGAAGAAAGAATCTTTAAAAAAATAA
- a CDS encoding PfkB family carbohydrate kinase, whose protein sequence is MKLLVVGSVAFDAIETPFGKTDKILGGAATYIGITSSILGVQSGIVSVVGGDFSQEHLDMFTDRNINIEGIEIVKEGKTFFWSGKYHNDLNTRDTLATEVNVLENFDPKIPDSMQDAEILLLGNLHPGVQLSVLEKMNKRPKLVILDTMNFWMDSAWDILMDMIAKTDVITINDEEARQLSGEYSLVKAAKKIHTMGPEYVIIKKGEHGALLFHDNKVFAIPALPLEDVFDPTGAGDTFAGGFAAYLAKKDKIDFETMKSALIVGSAMASFTVEKFGTERIQEVSESDMFGRLRQFKELTTFDIELQ, encoded by the coding sequence ATGAAACTTTTAGTTGTAGGAAGTGTTGCGTTTGATGCAATTGAGACACCATTTGGTAAAACAGATAAAATTTTAGGAGGCGCTGCCACTTATATTGGGATTACTTCATCTATTTTGGGAGTACAGTCTGGAATAGTTTCTGTTGTAGGAGGAGATTTCTCACAAGAACATTTAGATATGTTTACAGACAGAAACATAAACATTGAAGGAATTGAAATTGTAAAAGAAGGAAAAACATTCTTCTGGTCAGGAAAATACCACAATGATCTGAATACGAGAGATACGCTGGCGACAGAAGTAAACGTTTTAGAAAACTTTGATCCTAAAATTCCTGATTCTATGCAGGATGCTGAAATTTTATTATTAGGAAACTTACATCCTGGTGTACAGTTATCAGTGCTTGAGAAAATGAATAAGCGCCCTAAGCTGGTTATTTTAGATACGATGAATTTCTGGATGGATTCTGCTTGGGATATTTTGATGGACATGATTGCTAAAACAGACGTTATTACCATTAATGATGAAGAAGCAAGACAGCTTTCAGGAGAATACTCTTTAGTAAAAGCAGCTAAAAAAATCCATACAATGGGACCGGAATATGTGATCATTAAAAAAGGAGAGCACGGAGCTTTACTTTTCCATGATAATAAAGTATTTGCGATTCCTGCACTTCCTCTAGAAGATGTATTTGATCCTACTGGGGCTGGAGATACTTTTGCAGGAGGTTTTGCGGCGTATCTTGCTAAAAAAGATAAGATCGATTTCGAAACAATGAAGTCTGCATTAATCGTTGGTTCTGCGATGGCTTCGTTCACTGTAGAGAAATTTGGGACGGAAAGAATTCAGGAAGTAAGCGAATCTGATATGTTCGGTAGATTAAGACAATTTAAAGAATTAACTACATTTGATATCGAACTGCAGTAA
- a CDS encoding nitronate monooxygenase: MSNFIDFNSAKKLHEMQESQNRITQLFNIQYPIIQAGMIWHSGWRLASAVSNCGGLGLIGAGSMYPDILRENIQKCKQATNKPFGVNVPMLYPNMDEVIQIILEEGVKIVFTSAGNPKTYTEVLQKEGLKVAHVVSSTKFAMKCEEAGVDAVVAEGFEAGGHNGRDETTTFCLIPNVKKHISKPLIAAGGIALGSQMKAAMILGADGVQIGSRFAATVEASAHDNWKQKITELHEGDTHLTLKELAPVRMVKNKFFNELENIYQSGRNAEQLAASLGRARAKKGMFEGDMEDGELEIGQVSALIDEILPVETVFNNLLKEFAAASVPSL, encoded by the coding sequence ATGAGCAATTTTATAGATTTCAATTCAGCTAAAAAACTTCATGAGATGCAGGAAAGTCAAAATAGAATTACACAACTTTTTAATATACAATATCCCATTATTCAGGCAGGAATGATCTGGCACTCGGGCTGGAGGCTGGCTTCGGCGGTTTCTAACTGCGGCGGATTAGGCTTGATCGGGGCAGGAAGTATGTATCCTGATATTCTAAGAGAAAACATCCAGAAATGCAAGCAGGCTACAAATAAGCCTTTCGGGGTGAATGTTCCTATGCTGTATCCAAATATGGATGAAGTGATCCAGATCATCTTAGAAGAAGGCGTAAAGATCGTTTTTACTTCCGCTGGGAATCCTAAAACGTATACAGAAGTGCTGCAGAAAGAAGGATTGAAAGTTGCCCATGTAGTTTCTTCCACAAAATTTGCAATGAAATGTGAAGAGGCAGGAGTAGATGCTGTAGTTGCAGAAGGTTTTGAAGCCGGAGGCCACAACGGAAGAGATGAAACAACCACATTCTGCCTTATCCCGAATGTAAAAAAACATATTTCTAAACCTTTAATTGCTGCCGGAGGAATCGCTTTAGGTTCCCAGATGAAGGCCGCAATGATTTTAGGGGCAGACGGTGTGCAGATAGGTTCCCGTTTCGCTGCTACTGTTGAAGCCAGTGCACACGATAATTGGAAGCAGAAAATAACAGAACTCCACGAAGGAGATACCCATCTTACTTTAAAAGAACTCGCTCCCGTAAGGATGGTTAAAAATAAGTTCTTTAATGAACTGGAGAATATTTACCAGTCAGGAAGGAATGCAGAACAGCTGGCTGCTTCTTTAGGGAGAGCAAGAGCAAAAAAAGGAATGTTTGAAGGTGATATGGAGGACGGCGAGCTTGAGATCGGACAGGTTTCAGCTTTAATTGATGAAATTCTTCCTGTAGAAACTGTTTTCAATAATTTATTGAAAGAATTTGCAGCTGCATCAGTCCCAAGTTTATAA
- the gldD gene encoding gliding motility lipoprotein GldD encodes MIKKVIFIFASLLLISCGKDPIPKPYGELRLEYPAPKYQKFESNCNYSFEYSNFAKITDAKKPCWYYLNYPKMKAKLFITYYPIQNDFADHIKEAEKMVYEHTIKASSIDTKSFEYPEKKVYGNFYELKGQSASNLQFYITDSTRHFVTAYLYFNTRPKPDSLAPAVDYIKKDMKHLLDSFEWKK; translated from the coding sequence ATGATTAAAAAAGTCATTTTTATATTTGCTTCACTGCTTTTAATTTCATGCGGGAAAGATCCTATTCCTAAACCTTATGGGGAACTGCGTTTAGAATATCCTGCACCAAAATATCAGAAATTTGAATCCAACTGTAATTACAGCTTTGAATACTCGAATTTTGCAAAGATAACAGATGCTAAAAAGCCCTGCTGGTACTATTTGAATTACCCTAAAATGAAGGCTAAGCTCTTCATTACCTATTACCCGATTCAAAATGATTTTGCAGACCACATCAAAGAAGCTGAAAAGATGGTTTACGAACATACCATTAAAGCAAGTTCAATAGATACAAAATCATTCGAATATCCTGAAAAAAAGGTATACGGAAACTTCTATGAACTGAAAGGGCAGAGTGCTTCTAACCTTCAATTTTACATTACAGACAGTACAAGACATTTTGTAACTGCCTATCTATACTTTAATACAAGACCTAAACCAGATTCACTGGCTCCTGCAGTAGATTATATCAAAAAAGATATGAAACACCTGCTGGATTCTTTTGAATGGAAAAAATAA
- a CDS encoding type VI secretion system contractile sheath small subunit, protein MLQFFFKFKHWIGDLYDSSVSYFKPDKNQNQKSQNNNNMAMFNYGVGGNEVKVDANEAIQEIQENKSLIVSQLTTDESYTPEIVTGLKTVDDVFKHFQPSVAVQHETEDGGVVEEEFRFQNLADFTPKSLTQKSDYLQQLSIEQEQYNKIVRQLKTNKILRNMLENDQTRAAFVEVLKEVAQELEK, encoded by the coding sequence ATGTTACAGTTTTTTTTTAAATTTAAACACTGGATTGGTGACTTGTACGATTCGTCGGTAAGTTATTTTAAACCAGATAAAAACCAAAATCAAAAATCTCAAAATAATAATAATATGGCAATGTTTAATTATGGTGTTGGCGGCAACGAAGTAAAAGTAGACGCTAATGAAGCTATTCAGGAAATACAGGAAAACAAGTCCCTTATTGTAAGCCAGCTTACAACCGACGAATCTTATACCCCTGAAATTGTAACAGGATTAAAAACTGTGGACGATGTCTTCAAACATTTCCAGCCTTCTGTAGCGGTACAGCATGAGACAGAAGACGGTGGTGTAGTAGAAGAGGAATTCCGTTTTCAAAATCTTGCGGACTTCACTCCAAAAAGTCTTACTCAGAAATCAGATTATCTACAGCAGCTCAGTATAGAGCAGGAGCAGTACAATAAAATTGTGCGCCAGCTGAAGACCAATAAGATCCTGAGAAATATGCTGGAAAACGATCAGACTAGAGCTGCATTCGTAGAAGTATTGAAGGAAGTGGCACAAGAACTTGAAAAATAA
- a CDS encoding DUF5458 family protein, giving the protein MDSKLQAAEGQQHNQQQQTGAPKGNPINELNKIGGFGFVESVVDGIANMNPTRKARKEIFLTDANKTDERKELLQKINLWVSLLEGGDSAEKMADTCKSKAQNADQSLKTNLKNTLDAVRQLETSYRTVAQFYKNTELDKVDNVNIVNASLEQLSDLDNPLFIDAIADEFKSYYDRLDLRDNYSILAVPGYLGSNKVIEKWAKICNENKVMMVTDFANLDKPDDVVDLFHSANLTGGELHRSNVIMTCNWLVGRGRAEEVGEEENVELPPSTSLAGKIHKTLMSQVAAGKKHGNINEVDAVKFELKKSEISQLEKMGLVPMVNEYGKIMAFSAKTLFTGDNIGLQTYSVVRVFDYVTKVLLDFLNRRAFENWNAKNEDDLRRQIVTFLDGIKGADKLIEKFKIVRFEQDKVNKDRVWLDIRLTPYFPTKSFVIKLDGHKGDDGNEWDAEYLQD; this is encoded by the coding sequence ATGGATAGTAAATTACAGGCGGCGGAAGGCCAGCAGCATAATCAACAGCAGCAAACGGGTGCTCCAAAGGGCAATCCGATCAATGAACTTAATAAAATAGGTGGATTTGGTTTTGTAGAATCTGTTGTAGACGGCATCGCCAATATGAACCCTACAAGAAAAGCGAGAAAAGAAATTTTTCTTACTGATGCAAATAAAACAGATGAAAGAAAAGAGCTTCTTCAGAAAATTAACCTTTGGGTTAGTCTTTTAGAAGGCGGTGATTCTGCAGAAAAAATGGCTGATACGTGCAAAAGTAAAGCACAGAATGCAGACCAGAGTTTAAAAACAAACTTAAAAAATACTTTAGACGCTGTTCGTCAGTTAGAAACCTCTTACAGAACAGTAGCTCAATTTTATAAAAATACGGAATTAGATAAAGTAGACAATGTAAATATTGTCAACGCCAGCTTAGAACAGCTTTCAGATCTGGACAATCCGCTTTTTATCGATGCAATTGCTGATGAATTTAAAAGTTACTATGACCGTTTAGACCTTAGAGATAACTATTCTATCCTTGCGGTTCCAGGTTATCTGGGATCCAATAAAGTGATCGAAAAATGGGCTAAGATCTGTAACGAAAACAAAGTAATGATGGTTACGGATTTTGCTAATCTTGATAAGCCGGATGACGTGGTAGATTTATTCCATTCTGCCAACCTTACAGGAGGAGAACTTCACAGAAGTAATGTAATCATGACTTGTAACTGGCTTGTAGGCCGTGGCAGAGCAGAAGAAGTAGGGGAAGAAGAGAATGTAGAACTGCCTCCTTCAACATCTTTAGCTGGAAAGATCCATAAGACACTGATGTCTCAGGTGGCCGCAGGTAAAAAACATGGTAATATTAATGAGGTAGATGCCGTAAAATTCGAATTGAAGAAAAGTGAAATTTCTCAGTTAGAAAAAATGGGTCTTGTGCCGATGGTTAACGAATATGGTAAGATCATGGCTTTCTCTGCTAAAACATTATTTACAGGAGATAATATCGGACTTCAGACGTATTCTGTAGTTCGTGTATTCGACTATGTAACTAAAGTTTTATTAGACTTCCTGAACAGAAGAGCTTTTGAAAACTGGAATGCGAAAAATGAAGATGATTTAAGAAGACAGATTGTAACCTTCTTAGACGGTATCAAAGGAGCAGATAAGCTGATCGAGAAGTTCAAGATCGTTCGTTTTGAGCAGGATAAAGTAAATAAAGACAGAGTATGGCTTGATATTCGTTTGACACCTTATTTCCCTACAAAAAGTTTCGTTATTAAACTTGACGGACACAAAGGAGATGACGGTAATGAATGGGATGCAGAATACCTTCAGGATTAA
- the mutY gene encoding A/G-specific adenine glycosylase produces the protein MEKSNKDSGFLHIGTKLLNWYKKNARDLPFRQTRDPYKIWICEIVFQQTRINQGLNHYNNFIKRFPDVHSLAEAQEDEVLLYWKGLGYYSRAINLHKAALQIMDDYHGIFPKEYEEILQLKGVGKYTAAAVSSICFGARIPAVDGNFYRVLSRIFADDFDISNSRAFAYFSELAGLVMPENAGDFNQAMMDLGSEICKPKNPLCNECPLNENCLAFSLNTISEFPVKTKKVKTEDLHLIYYFVHHQGQFLIQQRKDDFIWKKLFEFPTAVPEHIEPFNKGPKTINHKLTHKNVSIDIYDVEITSKAVWDSFTAENEYLVTDFGASHEKSFPKPLENYIQNSLKD, from the coding sequence TTGGAAAAGAGTAATAAAGATTCAGGGTTCCTGCACATAGGAACTAAACTCCTGAATTGGTATAAGAAAAATGCACGGGATTTACCTTTCAGACAGACCAGAGATCCTTATAAGATCTGGATTTGTGAAATTGTTTTTCAGCAGACGAGAATCAATCAGGGATTAAATCATTACAATAATTTTATCAAAAGATTTCCGGATGTACATTCTTTAGCCGAAGCTCAAGAAGATGAAGTACTGCTCTACTGGAAAGGACTGGGATATTATTCAAGAGCGATCAACCTGCACAAAGCGGCTCTCCAGATCATGGATGATTATCACGGTATTTTTCCTAAAGAATATGAAGAGATCTTACAACTGAAAGGAGTAGGGAAATATACTGCCGCCGCGGTTTCAAGCATCTGTTTTGGAGCCAGAATTCCGGCTGTAGACGGAAACTTCTATCGTGTGCTGAGCCGTATCTTTGCTGATGATTTTGATATTTCTAATTCAAGGGCATTTGCTTATTTTTCAGAATTAGCCGGACTGGTGATGCCTGAAAATGCAGGAGATTTCAATCAGGCGATGATGGATCTGGGCTCTGAAATCTGTAAACCGAAAAATCCGCTTTGTAATGAATGTCCTCTCAACGAAAATTGTCTGGCATTTTCGCTCAATACAATTTCAGAATTTCCGGTAAAGACTAAAAAAGTGAAAACGGAGGATCTTCATTTGATCTATTATTTTGTTCATCATCAAGGACAATTTTTAATCCAGCAGAGAAAAGATGATTTCATCTGGAAAAAATTATTTGAATTTCCAACTGCAGTTCCAGAGCATATTGAGCCATTTAATAAAGGTCCAAAAACGATCAATCATAAACTTACCCATAAAAATGTAAGCATTGACATCTACGATGTAGAGATCACTTCCAAAGCTGTCTGGGACAGTTTTACTGCTGAAAATGAATATCTGGTGACGGACTTTGGAGCTTCTCATGAAAAATCTTTTCCTAAGCCATTGGAAAACTATATTCAAAACTCGTTGAAAGACTGA
- a CDS encoding rhodanese-like domain-containing protein, which translates to MSLTEVLKSGNYQLIDVREPMELEMDGNIEGAQNIPLGEVEDRKEEILSIDKPVILFCRSGNRSGKALEYLTSQGLENGYNGGGWADLKATIEANQGTF; encoded by the coding sequence ATGTCATTAACAGAAGTATTAAAATCAGGAAATTACCAATTAATAGACGTTCGTGAACCCATGGAATTGGAAATGGATGGAAATATAGAAGGTGCTCAGAATATTCCGTTAGGGGAAGTAGAAGATAGAAAAGAAGAAATTTTATCTATTGACAAGCCTGTTATTTTATTCTGCAGAAGCGGAAACAGAAGTGGAAAAGCTTTGGAATATCTTACTTCTCAAGGACTAGAAAACGGCTACAACGGCGGAGGATGGGCTGATCTGAAAGCAACAATCGAAGCTAATCAAGGAACTTTTTAA
- the queG gene encoding tRNA epoxyqueuosine(34) reductase QueG, with the protein MHPNSEKYTYLIKEKAKKFGFQSCGVSKADFLEEDALHLEKWLKNNFHGEMKYMENYFDKRLDPRLLVEGSKSVISLSYNYFPKEKINALENYKISKYAYAEDYHEVIKEILREMVAELKEEIGDFGFRVFVDSAPVLERSWARKSGIGWVGKNANLITKQSGSFYFLAEIICDLELTADHETTDHCGTCRKCIDACPTDAIVSDKIIDGSKCISYATIELKDEIPDYFKDKMEDWMFGCDICQDVCPWNRFSAPNLQTRFTPNEALQNFKKGEWKELTQELFSEIFRKSPVKRTKFAGLKRNIEFLK; encoded by the coding sequence ATGCATCCGAATTCTGAAAAATACACGTATCTTATTAAAGAGAAGGCCAAAAAGTTTGGTTTTCAGAGCTGTGGTGTGTCTAAAGCAGATTTTTTGGAGGAAGACGCTCTGCATCTTGAAAAATGGCTGAAGAATAATTTTCATGGAGAAATGAAATACATGGAAAATTATTTTGATAAGAGGCTTGATCCTAGATTATTAGTAGAAGGCTCGAAATCTGTTATTTCACTTTCCTATAATTATTTCCCCAAAGAGAAAATTAATGCTCTTGAGAACTATAAGATCTCAAAATATGCTTATGCAGAGGATTATCATGAAGTGATTAAGGAAATTCTTCGGGAGATGGTTGCTGAACTGAAAGAAGAAATTGGAGACTTTGGATTCAGGGTTTTTGTAGATTCTGCGCCGGTTTTGGAGAGAAGCTGGGCCAGAAAATCAGGGATAGGCTGGGTAGGAAAGAATGCCAATTTAATCACCAAACAGAGCGGGTCATTCTATTTTCTCGCTGAAATCATCTGCGACCTGGAATTAACTGCCGACCACGAAACTACCGACCACTGCGGAACCTGCAGAAAATGTATCGATGCATGTCCTACAGATGCGATTGTTTCAGATAAAATTATAGATGGAAGCAAATGTATCTCTTATGCAACGATAGAGCTGAAAGATGAAATTCCTGATTATTTTAAAGATAAAATGGAAGACTGGATGTTCGGCTGCGACATCTGTCAGGATGTATGCCCGTGGAACCGTTTTTCGGCTCCTAATCTTCAAACCAGATTTACGCCGAATGAAGCACTGCAAAACTTTAAAAAAGGAGAGTGGAAAGAGCTTACTCAGGAATTATTTTCGGAAATTTTCAGGAAATCTCCTGTAAAAAGAACCAAATTTGCGGGCTTGAAAAGAAATATTGAATTTTTGAAGTGA
- a CDS encoding alpha/beta hydrolase — MINNLIELKGKRLYIEHNNSFENKPTIVFLHDSLGCTQLWRDFPVKLAEASQCNVLVYDRLGYGKSGAMVTYERPNNYMELEADLLNDLLAALNINNAVLFGHSDGGTIALITASKYPENVKAVICEAGHIFVEDVTLKGVSDALEAYKTTNLPERLQKYHGDKVEMLFKAWTETWLRTSYRDWNVEYLLKNIMCPLLFIQGEADEYGTLDQLEKTISQVSGTAEKYIIPNVGHTPHKEVPELVLNRAVEFIDTLKSI; from the coding sequence TTGATAAATAATTTAATCGAGCTGAAAGGAAAAAGGCTTTATATCGAGCATAATAATTCTTTTGAAAATAAACCTACCATAGTTTTTTTACATGATTCTTTAGGCTGTACGCAGCTTTGGAGAGATTTTCCTGTAAAACTGGCAGAAGCTTCCCAATGCAATGTTCTGGTATATGACCGCCTGGGGTACGGAAAATCGGGGGCAATGGTTACTTACGAAAGACCAAATAATTATATGGAATTAGAAGCGGATCTTTTAAATGATCTGCTGGCAGCACTTAATATTAATAATGCTGTTCTGTTCGGGCACAGTGACGGCGGAACAATAGCTTTGATTACGGCATCAAAATATCCGGAAAATGTGAAAGCTGTAATTTGTGAAGCTGGACACATCTTTGTAGAAGACGTCACACTGAAAGGAGTAAGTGATGCTCTGGAAGCTTATAAAACAACGAATCTTCCTGAAAGACTTCAGAAATATCATGGAGATAAAGTCGAAATGTTATTTAAAGCCTGGACTGAAACATGGCTGAGAACCAGCTACAGAGATTGGAATGTTGAGTATCTTTTAAAAAATATCATGTGCCCGTTGCTTTTTATACAAGGAGAAGCTGATGAATACGGGACATTGGATCAGCTGGAGAAAACAATCTCGCAGGTAAGCGGAACAGCTGAGAAATATATTATTCCCAATGTGGGGCACACACCTCACAAAGAAGTTCCGGAATTGGTTTTAAATAGAGCAGTTGAGTTTATTGATACTTTAAAATCAATATAA